From Gemmatimonadales bacterium, a single genomic window includes:
- a CDS encoding serine hydrolase domain-containing protein, translating to MAALGCAPRVTPGPVPLYSRPDWKPLRHFVDSAVKAGAAPGIVVAVSWPGHRYIYGTGHLGDGFRHRPDQKTVYDLASLTKVVGLTTTMMWAVEEGQIDLDAPITRYVPAFDTPGADSVTIRLLLAHASGLPPWRPLYLLGYSRPAVLAVADSTVLDTIPGARFAYSDIGAILLTQAIETAYGERIDSLLSRRLFTPLAMGSTRYNPPATWLPRVAPTEFDSLRNRIVRGQVHDENAWRMDGVSGHAGIFSDAEDLLTFGEWWLARYHGAPAVAGQPTVSDSILRSFTVRQELPAGSPRALGWETPTPENTGSGFLSAGSVGHTGFTGTSIWMDPVRNVVIVVLSNRVHPTRANQRFAGVRGGVGDRALTALDPRLQATASGVR from the coding sequence CTGGCCGCGCTCGGCTGCGCCCCGCGCGTCACGCCGGGCCCCGTCCCCCTCTACAGCCGGCCGGACTGGAAGCCGCTCCGCCACTTCGTCGACAGCGCCGTGAAGGCCGGCGCTGCGCCGGGCATCGTGGTGGCCGTCAGCTGGCCGGGGCATCGCTACATCTACGGCACCGGCCATCTCGGCGACGGCTTCCGTCACCGCCCCGACCAGAAGACCGTCTACGACCTCGCCTCCCTGACCAAGGTGGTCGGGCTCACCACCACGATGATGTGGGCGGTCGAGGAGGGGCAGATCGACCTGGACGCACCGATCACCCGGTATGTGCCCGCCTTCGACACCCCCGGTGCCGACAGCGTCACCATCCGGCTCCTGCTGGCGCATGCCAGCGGCCTCCCGCCCTGGCGACCGCTCTATCTCCTCGGCTACAGCCGTCCCGCCGTCCTGGCCGTGGCAGACTCGACCGTGCTGGACACGATCCCCGGCGCCCGGTTCGCCTACTCGGACATCGGCGCGATTCTCCTGACCCAGGCGATTGAAACGGCCTATGGCGAGCGGATCGACTCCCTCCTGTCCCGCCGACTGTTCACTCCGCTGGCCATGGGCTCGACCCGGTACAACCCGCCCGCCACCTGGCTGCCCCGCGTGGCACCCACCGAGTTCGATTCCCTGCGAAACCGGATCGTCCGGGGCCAGGTGCATGACGAGAACGCCTGGCGGATGGACGGCGTCTCCGGCCACGCCGGCATCTTCTCCGACGCGGAGGACCTGCTGACGTTCGGGGAATGGTGGCTGGCCCGGTATCATGGGGCGCCGGCGGTGGCGGGACAGCCGACTGTGTCCGACTCGATCCTCCGGTCGTTCACCGTGCGGCAGGAACTCCCTGCCGGTTCGCCGCGCGCGCTGGGCTGGGAGACGCCGACGCCGGAGAACACCGGCAGCGGGTTCCTCTCCGCCGGCAGCGTCGGCCATACCGGCTTCACCGGCACGAGCATCTGGATGGACCCGGTCCGCAACGTGGTGATCGTGGTGCTCTCCAACCGGGTGCATCCCACGCGCGCCAACCAGCGGTTTGCCGGGGTCCGCGGCGGCGTCGGCGACCGGGCCCTCACCGCGCTCGACCCCCGACTGCAAGCGACTGCATCGGGCGTGCGTTGA
- a CDS encoding inositol-3-phosphate synthase yields MAPQTARSITPAKGKLGVLCVGLGAVTTTFMAGVENVRQGRSKPIGSLTQMGTIRLGKRTEMRTPLIKDFVSLAALEDLVFGAWDPIPDDAYESALKCGVLDKHEHVEPIAKFLKGIKPMPAVFDQFYVKRLVGTNVKKEKTKRELAEALRKDIRDFKAANKCDRLVMVWCASTEVFIAPGPTHQTMATFEKAMDANDPSIAPSMLYAYAAIMEGVPYANGAPNLSCDVPALEALAREKGVPIGGKDFKTGQTMLKTVLAPMFKARMLGVAGWYSTNILGNRDGEVLDDPESFKTKEESKLGVLEHTLQPKLYPELYGNIYHKVRINYYPPRGDNKEGWDNIDIFGWLGYPMQIKVDFLCRDSILAAPLVLDLAIFFDLAGRCGLSGIQEWLSFYFKSPQVGAGLYPEHDLFIQLTKLKNTLRYLKGEDQITHLGIEYYEND; encoded by the coding sequence GTGGCGCCACAAACTGCCCGGTCTATCACGCCCGCCAAGGGCAAGCTCGGAGTCCTCTGCGTCGGCCTCGGCGCGGTGACCACCACCTTCATGGCGGGTGTCGAGAACGTCCGACAGGGGCGTTCCAAGCCGATCGGGTCCCTGACCCAGATGGGCACGATCCGGCTCGGCAAGCGGACCGAGATGCGCACCCCGCTCATCAAGGACTTCGTGTCGCTCGCCGCGCTCGAGGATCTCGTGTTCGGCGCGTGGGACCCGATTCCGGACGACGCCTATGAATCGGCGCTGAAGTGCGGCGTGCTCGACAAGCACGAGCACGTGGAGCCGATCGCCAAGTTCCTGAAGGGCATCAAGCCGATGCCCGCCGTCTTCGACCAGTTCTACGTGAAGCGGCTCGTCGGCACCAACGTCAAGAAGGAAAAGACCAAGCGGGAGCTCGCCGAAGCGCTGCGCAAGGATATCCGCGACTTCAAGGCTGCCAACAAGTGCGACCGGCTCGTGATGGTGTGGTGCGCCTCCACCGAGGTCTTCATCGCCCCCGGCCCGACCCACCAGACGATGGCCACCTTCGAAAAGGCGATGGACGCCAACGATCCCTCGATCGCGCCGTCGATGCTCTACGCCTACGCCGCCATCATGGAAGGCGTCCCGTACGCCAACGGCGCGCCGAACCTCAGCTGCGACGTCCCGGCGCTCGAGGCGCTTGCCCGCGAGAAGGGTGTGCCGATCGGCGGCAAGGACTTCAAGACCGGCCAGACGATGCTCAAGACCGTGCTCGCGCCGATGTTCAAGGCGCGGATGCTCGGCGTGGCCGGCTGGTATTCCACGAACATCCTCGGTAACCGCGACGGCGAGGTCCTCGACGATCCGGAGAGCTTCAAGACGAAGGAAGAGTCGAAGCTCGGCGTCCTGGAGCACACCCTGCAGCCGAAGCTCTACCCCGAGCTGTACGGGAACATCTATCACAAGGTGCGGATCAACTACTATCCGCCGCGGGGCGACAACAAGGAAGGCTGGGACAACATCGACATCTTCGGGTGGCTCGGCTACCCGATGCAGATCAAGGTCGACTTCCTCTGCCGCGATTCCATCCTCGCCGCGCCGCTGGTGCTCGACCTGGCCATCTTCTTCGACCTCGCCGGCCGGTGCGGCCTCTCGGGGATCCAGGAATGGCTGTCCTTCTACTTCAAGAGCCCTCAGGTGGGCGCCGGGCTGTATCCGGAGCACGACCTCTTCATTCAGCTGACCAAGCTCAAGAACACGCTCCGGTACCTCAAGGGTGAGGACCAGATCACCCACCTGGGCATTGAGTACTACGAGAACGACTGA
- a CDS encoding BadF/BadG/BcrA/BcrD ATPase family protein yields the protein MTAPLIGADVGGSKTAVSVGDPNNILGRALGPGAAVRPGRAIASAAIIAETVRKALAAAGVMRGSALVVGAAGVGRESERRELEQALRTEALADRLKVTTDIEIALTAAFGDGPGIVVVAGTGSVVLGRDPEGRMLRRGGYGWQMGDEGSGYAIGRAALGAVSRAQDGRSPETAITPVLMEVTRSLDFDALVRWAAAAGPAEVASLAPHVLHTAERGDAVAQGIADYAARELSALVLRLADEFPTGERVGVALMGDARGGALAAERGAGKTGDRVHPAPAGHDRRRDAGGALAQAGKL from the coding sequence ATGACCGCTCCACTGATCGGCGCCGATGTCGGCGGCTCCAAGACCGCCGTCTCGGTCGGCGACCCCAACAACATCCTCGGCCGTGCCCTCGGGCCCGGCGCGGCGGTGCGGCCGGGACGCGCGATCGCCTCGGCGGCGATCATCGCCGAGACGGTGCGGAAGGCGCTGGCCGCCGCCGGTGTCATGCGCGGCTCGGCGCTGGTGGTCGGCGCCGCCGGGGTGGGGCGGGAATCGGAGCGACGGGAGCTGGAGCAGGCGCTCCGCACCGAGGCGCTCGCCGATCGGCTGAAGGTGACCACCGACATCGAGATTGCCCTGACCGCCGCCTTCGGCGACGGGCCGGGGATCGTGGTGGTGGCAGGCACCGGCAGCGTGGTCCTGGGCCGCGACCCCGAGGGGCGGATGCTCCGCCGCGGCGGGTATGGGTGGCAGATGGGAGACGAGGGGAGCGGCTACGCGATCGGACGCGCCGCCCTCGGCGCGGTGAGCCGGGCGCAGGACGGACGGAGCCCGGAGACGGCCATCACCCCGGTGCTGATGGAAGTGACCCGGAGTCTCGATTTCGACGCGCTGGTGCGGTGGGCGGCGGCGGCGGGGCCGGCGGAGGTGGCTTCTCTCGCGCCCCACGTGCTGCACACGGCGGAACGGGGCGACGCCGTGGCACAGGGGATTGCGGACTACGCCGCGCGGGAGCTGAGCGCGCTGGTGCTGCGGCTCGCCGACGAGTTCCCCACCGGCGAACGGGTGGGGGTGGCGCTGATGGGGGATGCTCGCGGAGGAGCGCTCGCTGCGGAGCGCGGTGCTGGAAAAACTGGGGACCGAGTCCACCCTGCGCCCGCTGGCCACGATCGTCGACGCGACGCTGGGGGGGCGCTGGCGCAGGCGGGGAAGCTGTAG
- a CDS encoding sodium:solute symporter yields MTPLDLTVIVAYFALTMGAGLWVSRAQSTAGDYFLGARNLPAWAILFSIVATETSAITVISVPGLGARGDLTFLQLTFGYLVGRIGVALWLLPGYFRGDQETAYQRIESRFGPTSRRLVSVVFLLTRLLGDGVRIFAGSIPLALLTGWSVPTAIVAMGSITLVYTLLGGLKAVVWSDVIQLAVYVTGGIAALLIAWHLAGGADQALAAAAAAGKLRILNPVISFTQTYTLLGGLIGGALLSAASHGTDQLIVQRLLATRSLRDARIAVVGSGVAVILQFALFLLIGSAIWAAGLAPDDMPADQIFSRFILDKLPAGLAGLMVAGILAAAMSTISSSINALASSVTHDLYSSWTGVKDPVRLLRLGKIFSAGWGIALIGAALFFDQLSRGGDTPVVVLALSIASITYGALLGTYVLAARVTRSRGRDVVGAVLLSVAVMLVVVFSAKLALVPGLEWLTPVGRVAWPWYVPAGTALTILVGWFLSTLPHAESRR; encoded by the coding sequence ATGACACCACTCGATCTCACCGTCATCGTCGCCTACTTCGCGCTCACCATGGGCGCGGGGCTCTGGGTGTCCCGCGCGCAGTCCACCGCCGGCGACTATTTCCTCGGCGCACGCAACCTCCCCGCCTGGGCCATCCTCTTCTCCATCGTCGCCACCGAGACGTCGGCCATCACCGTCATCTCGGTGCCCGGCCTCGGCGCCCGCGGTGACCTCACCTTCCTCCAGCTCACCTTCGGGTACCTCGTCGGCCGGATCGGCGTGGCGCTCTGGCTCCTCCCCGGCTACTTCCGCGGCGACCAGGAGACGGCGTACCAGCGGATCGAGAGCCGGTTCGGCCCGACGAGCCGGCGGCTCGTGTCGGTCGTCTTTCTCCTGACCCGCCTTCTCGGCGATGGCGTCCGGATCTTTGCCGGCTCGATCCCGCTCGCGCTCCTCACCGGCTGGTCGGTGCCCACGGCCATCGTGGCGATGGGCAGCATCACCCTCGTCTACACCCTCCTCGGCGGGTTGAAGGCGGTGGTCTGGTCGGACGTGATCCAGCTGGCGGTGTACGTGACGGGCGGGATCGCGGCGCTGCTGATTGCCTGGCACCTGGCGGGAGGCGCCGACCAGGCGCTGGCCGCGGCGGCCGCCGCGGGCAAGCTGCGGATCCTGAACCCGGTCATCAGCTTCACCCAGACCTACACCCTCCTTGGGGGACTGATCGGCGGCGCCCTGCTCTCCGCCGCGTCGCACGGCACCGACCAGCTGATCGTGCAGCGCCTGCTCGCCACCCGCTCGCTCCGGGACGCCCGGATCGCCGTGGTGGGATCGGGTGTGGCGGTCATTCTCCAGTTTGCGCTCTTTCTCCTCATCGGGTCGGCCATCTGGGCGGCGGGACTCGCCCCCGACGACATGCCGGCGGACCAGATCTTCTCGCGCTTCATTCTCGACAAGCTCCCCGCCGGCCTCGCGGGGCTCATGGTGGCGGGGATCCTGGCGGCGGCAATGAGCACCATCAGTTCGTCGATCAACGCACTCGCCAGCTCGGTCACCCACGACCTCTACTCGTCGTGGACCGGGGTGAAGGATCCCGTGCGGCTGCTCCGCCTCGGCAAGATCTTCTCCGCCGGCTGGGGCATCGCGCTGATCGGCGCCGCGCTCTTCTTCGACCAGCTCTCCCGCGGGGGCGATACGCCGGTGGTGGTCCTGGCGCTCTCCATCGCATCGATCACCTACGGCGCCCTCCTCGGTACCTACGTGCTCGCGGCCCGGGTGACCCGATCCCGCGGCCGCGACGTCGTCGGGGCCGTGCTCCTGTCCGTTGCGGTCATGCTGGTCGTCGTGTTTTCGGCAAAGCTGGCCCTGGTACCCGGCCTCGAGTGGCTGACGCCGGTGGGCCGGGTAGCCTGGCCGTGGTACGTTCCGGCAGGCACGGCCCTGACCATCCTGGTCGGCTGGTTCCTCAGCACCCTCCCCCATGCGGAGAGCAGGCGATGA
- a CDS encoding DUF1343 domain-containing protein, translating to MVGVVAACGSPPPTVTPEPVPVETRVWPGIDVLLSDSMSLVRHARLGLVTNQAGVDAAGVSDVTRIRAKGLELVALYSPEHGYRGEADPGAPVPHSSDDATGLPIYSLYNQNTASIASTLTGIDLLLVDLQDVGARYYTYFSTTVAVMRAAVRSGKRVVVLDRPNPIGDMVQGNVLDPAYTSFVGIMSIPMRHGMTLGELARLANAELGIGADLTVVPVTGWTPSMDLAETGLPYVPPSPNLRSLEALYHYPGLCLMEGTNLSVGRGTEHPFEQVGAPWLDTTKVLAGLRAAHLPGVTFSGVKFRPKKPGDAKYPDTRLFGIRLTMTDRDTYDPTATAVAIMAVIRAVHPTQMQWTPAQFDRLAGNSVLRNGLASGAAPAAVMNDWAAELTAFARRRQPALLYPRASGTSPTP from the coding sequence ATGGTAGGCGTGGTGGCGGCATGCGGCAGTCCGCCGCCCACCGTGACGCCGGAGCCGGTGCCCGTCGAAACGAGGGTGTGGCCCGGCATCGATGTCCTGCTGTCAGATTCGATGTCGCTGGTCCGCCACGCGCGGCTCGGACTGGTGACCAACCAGGCCGGTGTGGACGCCGCCGGTGTGAGCGACGTGACCAGGATCCGGGCCAAGGGGCTGGAACTGGTGGCGCTCTATTCCCCCGAGCATGGCTACCGCGGAGAGGCCGACCCCGGGGCGCCGGTACCGCACAGTTCCGACGACGCCACTGGCCTCCCAATCTACAGTCTCTATAACCAGAATACCGCCTCCATCGCCTCCACGCTAACGGGAATCGACCTCCTGCTGGTGGACCTGCAGGATGTCGGCGCGCGCTACTACACCTACTTCAGCACGACCGTGGCCGTGATGCGTGCGGCCGTCCGCAGCGGCAAGCGGGTCGTGGTGCTCGACCGGCCGAACCCGATCGGCGACATGGTGCAGGGCAATGTGCTCGATCCGGCGTACACCTCGTTCGTGGGCATCATGTCGATCCCGATGCGACACGGGATGACGCTGGGCGAACTGGCCCGGCTCGCCAACGCGGAGCTCGGGATCGGCGCCGACCTGACCGTGGTACCGGTCACGGGGTGGACCCCGTCGATGGATCTGGCCGAGACCGGCCTCCCGTACGTTCCCCCGAGTCCCAATCTGCGCTCGCTCGAGGCGCTCTATCACTATCCCGGCCTCTGCCTGATGGAGGGGACCAACCTGAGCGTCGGCAGGGGTACCGAGCACCCCTTCGAGCAGGTGGGGGCTCCCTGGCTCGACACCACGAAGGTCCTTGCGGGGCTGCGGGCCGCCCATCTGCCCGGGGTCACCTTTTCGGGGGTGAAGTTTCGTCCGAAGAAGCCCGGCGACGCCAAGTACCCCGATACACGGCTCTTCGGGATCCGCCTCACCATGACCGACCGGGACACGTATGACCCCACCGCGACGGCGGTCGCCATTATGGCGGTGATCCGGGCGGTGCACCCCACACAGATGCAATGGACCCCGGCGCAGTTCGATCGGCTGGCCGGTAACTCCGTTCTGCGGAACGGGTTGGCGTCGGGTGCCGCACCCGCGGCGGTGATGAACGACTGGGCGGCGGAGCTCACGGCGTTCGCCCGGCGTCGGCAGCCGGCCCTGCTGTACCCCCGAGCCAGTGGGACGTCACCCACCCCCTGA
- a CDS encoding amino acid permease: MSQLFRLKSVQDCEDDLASRGGLRRTLGKWHLTALGVGATIGAGIFATTGTAIVGDAARPGAGPAIILSFVLTAFACGFAALCYAEFAAMVPIAGSAYTYAYASLGEFIAWIIGWDLIIEYAVGNIGVAIGWSGHFRELISHFGLSLPSWLATDYRTAYDAAKALAAGATDPNTVYLASAVTGAPNVFGLPLIANVPAFISVMLITILLVYGIKESANSNNAMVILKIGIILFFIAVGFTLLKPDNWTNPATGGFAPNGISGIGAGAAIIFFSYIGFDAVSTAAEEARNPGKDMPFGIIMSLLICTVLYIALSAVMTGIAPWQTLGTAEPMITALAFADGPPKLINASRFIISLGAVIAMFSVLLVFQLGQPRIFMSMARDGLLPPFLAKVHPKYKTPWVGTILTGIFVGVFAAFANIAEVVDLTNIGTLFAFVLVSLGVIVLRYKEPERVRPFRVPLVPLTPMISIVACVYLMFKLPKVTWERFGIWLLIGLVIYFLYGVRHSRLRIKDNAAEAARDAAKP, translated from the coding sequence ATGAGCCAGCTCTTCCGCCTCAAGTCGGTCCAGGACTGCGAAGACGATCTCGCGTCGCGCGGCGGACTCCGCCGCACCCTCGGCAAGTGGCACCTGACCGCCCTCGGCGTCGGCGCCACCATCGGCGCTGGCATCTTCGCCACCACCGGCACCGCCATCGTCGGCGACGCGGCCCGCCCCGGTGCCGGGCCCGCCATCATCCTCTCCTTTGTCCTGACAGCGTTCGCCTGCGGGTTCGCGGCCCTCTGCTACGCCGAGTTCGCGGCGATGGTGCCGATCGCCGGCTCGGCCTACACCTATGCCTACGCGTCCCTCGGCGAGTTCATTGCCTGGATCATCGGCTGGGACCTGATCATCGAGTACGCCGTCGGCAACATCGGCGTGGCCATCGGGTGGTCCGGGCACTTTCGTGAACTCATCAGCCACTTCGGGCTGTCACTGCCCTCCTGGCTCGCCACGGACTATCGCACCGCGTACGACGCCGCCAAGGCGCTGGCCGCCGGCGCCACCGACCCGAACACCGTCTACCTGGCCTCCGCGGTCACCGGCGCGCCAAATGTCTTCGGGCTGCCGCTGATTGCCAATGTGCCGGCGTTTATCTCGGTCATGCTGATCACCATCCTCCTGGTGTACGGCATCAAGGAGTCCGCCAACTCGAACAACGCGATGGTCATCCTCAAGATCGGGATCATTCTCTTCTTCATCGCGGTCGGCTTCACGCTGCTCAAGCCCGACAACTGGACCAACCCCGCCACCGGCGGCTTTGCCCCGAACGGCATCTCCGGCATCGGCGCCGGTGCCGCCATCATCTTCTTCAGCTACATCGGGTTCGACGCGGTCTCGACGGCGGCGGAGGAGGCACGGAACCCCGGCAAGGACATGCCGTTCGGCATCATCATGAGCCTGCTCATCTGCACGGTGCTCTACATCGCCCTGTCGGCCGTGATGACTGGCATCGCCCCGTGGCAGACCCTCGGCACGGCGGAGCCGATGATCACCGCCCTGGCGTTCGCCGACGGGCCACCGAAACTGATCAACGCCTCGCGGTTCATCATTTCGCTGGGCGCCGTCATCGCGATGTTCAGCGTCCTGCTCGTGTTCCAGCTCGGCCAGCCGCGCATCTTCATGTCGATGGCCCGCGACGGCCTGCTCCCGCCCTTCCTGGCCAAGGTGCACCCCAAGTACAAGACGCCGTGGGTGGGGACCATCCTGACCGGCATCTTCGTCGGGGTCTTTGCCGCGTTTGCCAACATCGCCGAGGTGGTGGACCTCACCAACATCGGCACCCTCTTCGCCTTCGTGCTGGTCTCGCTCGGCGTGATCGTGCTGCGCTACAAGGAGCCGGAACGGGTGCGCCCCTTCCGGGTCCCCCTCGTGCCGCTGACGCCGATGATCTCCATCGTCGCCTGCGTCTACCTGATGTTCAAGCTGCCGAAGGTGACGTGGGAGCGGTTCGGGATCTGGCTCCTGATCGGGCTGGTGATCTACTTCCTGTACGGGGTGCGGCACAGCCGGTTGCGGATCAAGGACAACGCGGCGGAAGCGGCGCGCGACGCGGCCAAGCCGTAA
- a CDS encoding CDP-alcohol phosphatidyltransferase family protein, whose amino-acid sequence MKLVPIGVERAYYAVTGPLVRWLVRSGVRPNTITTVGTLLVVLSAVLYGFGRIRLGGAVLLLSGGMDTLDGAVARLSGATTKFGAFYDSTLDRIGDGATFIGIAAYLLHAPDVAYRNLAIILAMVATLSSLVVSYARARAEGLGIDCRVGIAQRAERIIGLGLASLLVGAGPNALVLEGIVALLAIASIITVVQRFVFVYRATNGA is encoded by the coding sequence GTGAAGCTTGTTCCCATCGGCGTCGAACGCGCCTACTACGCCGTCACCGGTCCGCTGGTCCGGTGGCTGGTGCGCTCCGGTGTCCGGCCGAACACGATCACCACGGTCGGGACCCTGCTGGTCGTCCTCTCCGCGGTCCTCTACGGCTTCGGGCGCATCCGCCTCGGCGGGGCCGTCCTGCTGCTGAGCGGGGGGATGGACACCCTCGATGGGGCCGTTGCCCGGCTGAGTGGCGCGACCACGAAGTTCGGGGCCTTCTACGATTCCACCCTCGACCGCATCGGCGACGGGGCCACCTTCATCGGGATTGCGGCGTACCTCCTGCACGCGCCCGACGTGGCCTATCGCAACCTTGCCATCATCCTCGCGATGGTCGCCACTCTCTCGTCGCTCGTCGTGTCCTACGCGCGTGCGCGCGCCGAGGGGCTCGGCATCGATTGCCGGGTGGGGATCGCCCAGCGCGCGGAACGGATCATCGGGCTCGGGCTCGCCTCGCTCCTGGTCGGGGCGGGGCCGAATGCGCTCGTGCTCGAGGGCATCGTGGCCCTGCTGGCGATCGCGTCCATCATCACTGTCGTGCAGCGTTTCGTCTTTGTCTATCGCGCAACCAACGGGGCGTAG
- a CDS encoding glycoside hydrolase family 3 N-terminal domain-containing protein translates to MIHARLAQYSVLLLACAASAAPAPTAVTPLPSTPVVPATAPAAPVDPIQRMLDSLSLRAKVGQLVMPWIPGTYSALDDPGFLKAQAWVDSLQVGGIIVSIGSPLDIAAKLDALQRHAKLPLLIASDLEGGTAMRFNGGTAFPTNMGVAATGRESDAYEMGRITAVEGRAVGIHLVFAPVADVNNNAANPIINTRSFGGDASAVATLVAAEVRGLQDHGMLATAKHFPGHGDTGTDTHIELPVIDAPWSRLDSVELVPFRAAIKSGVAAVMSAHIALPGIDSGKVRPATLTPTVLTGVLRDSLGFEGLVVTDALDMGGIVRTYGPGEAAVLAILAGADLILQPPDARTAIDAVVAAVGQGRITTARLNQSVRRVLEMKRRAGLFTHRTVDLDSVMARVGTAEHQAMARDVTQRSLVLVRDSGDVLSALRAAPQPVTLLTYADDPSSGLGGTLAGALRSAGYTVTTFRLWPSSGTASYDSARTALAASPVAVVAASIRVSAWSGTISLPPQVAELVNANAAVQPTVLVSFGSPYLLTQAPAVQGYLLAWAARPINEQAVAAALTGTAEIGGRLPIALDSTIPIGTGLRLGATR, encoded by the coding sequence GTGATTCACGCCCGCCTCGCCCAGTATTCGGTTCTCCTGCTTGCCTGCGCGGCATCCGCCGCGCCGGCACCGACCGCCGTCACCCCACTCCCGTCGACCCCCGTCGTGCCCGCCACCGCACCGGCGGCCCCGGTGGATCCGATACAGCGGATGCTCGACTCCCTGTCGCTGCGCGCGAAGGTCGGCCAGCTTGTGATGCCGTGGATACCCGGCACCTACAGCGCGCTCGACGACCCCGGATTTCTCAAGGCCCAGGCGTGGGTCGACTCGCTGCAGGTCGGCGGCATCATCGTCTCCATCGGCTCGCCGCTCGACATTGCCGCCAAGCTCGACGCCCTGCAGCGGCATGCGAAGCTGCCGCTGCTCATCGCGTCCGACCTCGAGGGGGGCACGGCGATGCGGTTCAACGGCGGCACTGCCTTCCCCACCAATATGGGGGTAGCCGCCACCGGCCGGGAGTCGGACGCCTACGAGATGGGCCGGATCACCGCGGTGGAGGGGCGCGCCGTCGGCATCCACCTGGTCTTTGCCCCGGTGGCCGACGTCAACAACAACGCCGCCAACCCGATCATCAACACCCGATCCTTCGGGGGCGACGCCTCCGCGGTCGCCACGCTGGTTGCCGCCGAGGTCCGCGGGCTGCAGGACCACGGGATGCTCGCCACCGCGAAGCATTTTCCCGGTCACGGCGACACCGGCACCGACACCCACATCGAACTGCCCGTGATCGACGCGCCGTGGAGCCGGCTCGACTCGGTCGAGCTGGTTCCCTTCCGCGCCGCCATCAAGAGTGGCGTCGCCGCGGTGATGTCGGCGCACATCGCCTTGCCGGGCATCGACAGCGGCAAGGTCCGGCCCGCCACGCTGACGCCGACGGTCCTCACCGGTGTGCTCCGCGACTCGTTGGGCTTTGAGGGGCTCGTGGTGACCGACGCCCTCGACATGGGCGGGATCGTCCGCACCTACGGCCCCGGCGAGGCGGCGGTGCTGGCCATCCTCGCCGGCGCCGACCTCATCCTCCAGCCGCCGGATGCACGCACCGCCATCGACGCGGTGGTGGCCGCCGTCGGGCAGGGCCGCATCACCACGGCCCGGCTCAATCAGTCGGTGCGGCGCGTCCTCGAGATGAAGCGACGGGCGGGTCTCTTCACGCACCGCACCGTGGACCTCGACAGCGTCATGGCCCGGGTCGGCACCGCCGAGCACCAGGCGATGGCGCGCGACGTGACGCAGCGCTCGCTGGTCCTGGTGCGTGACAGCGGCGATGTGCTGTCCGCGCTCCGCGCGGCCCCGCAACCGGTCACCCTGCTCACCTATGCCGACGATCCGTCGAGCGGACTCGGCGGCACGCTGGCCGGCGCGCTGCGCAGCGCCGGCTACACCGTCACCACCTTCCGACTCTGGCCGTCGAGCGGGACGGCGAGCTACGACTCGGCCCGCACCGCCCTGGCCGCGTCGCCGGTAGCCGTCGTGGCCGCCTCGATCCGGGTCAGCGCCTGGAGCGGCACCATCAGCCTCCCGCCGCAAGTCGCGGAGCTCGTGAACGCCAACGCCGCCGTCCAGCCCACGGTCCTCGTGTCGTTCGGATCGCCCTACCTCCTGACCCAGGCGCCCGCGGTGCAGGGGTATCTCCTCGCGTGGGCAGCCCGCCCGATCAACGAGCAGGCGGTCGCGGCGGCGCTCACCGGCACGGCCGAGATTGGCGGGCGGTTGCCCATCGCACTCGACAGCACCATCCCGATCGGGACCGGCCTCCGCCTGGGAGCCACCCGCTGA
- the erpA gene encoding iron-sulfur cluster insertion protein ErpA, translating to MTTEAQSTQFQLTLTDKAAEEVRKFIAAEDVPVESAGLRISVMPGGCSGFKYSLNVEEKALEDDVVLDLNSVRVFVDGFSLQYLAGVTVDYVSSMQGSGFTFTNPNATGGCGCGSSFTA from the coding sequence ATGACCACCGAAGCACAGTCGACGCAATTCCAGCTCACGCTCACCGACAAGGCCGCGGAAGAGGTGCGCAAGTTCATCGCCGCCGAGGACGTGCCCGTCGAGTCCGCCGGGCTCCGGATTTCCGTGATGCCGGGCGGCTGCAGCGGATTCAAGTACAGCCTGAACGTCGAAGAGAAGGCGCTGGAAGACGATGTCGTGCTCGACTTGAACAGCGTCCGCGTGTTCGTGGACGGATTCAGTCTCCAGTACCTCGCCGGCGTGACCGTGGACTACGTCTCGTCGATGCAGGGCAGCGGGTTCACCTTCACGAACCCGAACGCGACCGGCGGCTGCGGCTGCGGGAGCAGTTTCACCGCGTAA